Proteins from a genomic interval of Chanodichthys erythropterus isolate Z2021 chromosome 6, ASM2448905v1, whole genome shotgun sequence:
- the mrps16 gene encoding 28S ribosomal protein S16, mitochondrial, whose protein sequence is MVHLSSFLLKKYHGGHVVIRLALGGVTNRPFYRIVAAYNKRARDSKYIEQVGSYDPLPNIHNEKLVAFNYERIKYWIGCGAHTTKPVAKLLGLAGFFPLHPMTITEAERKRKAASTEVVKTESQDHVEQ, encoded by the exons Atggttcatttat CATCTTTCCTGCTCAAGAAATATCATGGTGGGCATGTGGTCATCAGGCTGGCATTAGGAGGTGTCACTAACAGACCCTTCTATCGCATTGTGGCTGCTTATAATAAACGGGCGAGAGACAGTAAATATATCGAGCAGGTGGGATCATATGACCCTCTCCCGAACATTCACAATGAAAAACTTGTTGCCTTCAATTATGAAAGAATCAAGTACTGGATTGGATGCGGCGCCCATACAACAAAACCAGTGGCCAAACTTCTAG GATTGGCTGGATTTTTCCCACTGCATCCAATGACAATAACAGAAGCAGAGCGGAAACGAAAAGCCGCTTCGACAGAAGTTGTTAAAACAGAAAGTCAAGACCACGTGGAGCAGTAA